A region from the Helicoverpa armigera isolate CAAS_96S chromosome 6, ASM3070526v1, whole genome shotgun sequence genome encodes:
- the LOC110380373 gene encoding uncharacterized protein LOC110380373, with protein sequence MFTWSWLFGIVVLAALAGPGRAQPSAYPANITTCEQFERSARFNPYALIDSMWKIFYFWSNNTELTPIVFALAGKSRVRKFRDFFETTNPGLGVEWEKATLFMNPRPGVEVLFLHASTPGAFRAIVKKEQRDKVRPQPEPLIKFADVRMKLVDRYLAMMCCEDMTAYAMAKIPEMPKTEEKCKKAAEHVGYQGYEGRSYLELLKYNDEL encoded by the exons ATGTTTACGTGGTCGTGGCTGTTTGGCATAGTTGTGTTGGCGGCGCTAGCGGGCCCCGGCCGGGCTCAGCCCTCCGCCTACCCGGCGAACATCACCACCTGCGAACAGTTCGAACGATCAGCCAGATTCAATCCGTATGCGCTTATTGATTCCATGTGGAAAATATTCTACTTCTGGTCAAATAACACTGAACTGACACCGATTGTGTTTGCGCTGGCCGGTAAAAGC CGGGTCCGAAAATTTCGAGACTTTTTCGAGACCACGAATCCAGGTTTGGGCGTGGAGTGGGAGAAGGCGACGTTGTTCATGAACCCGCGGCCCGGCGTGGAGGTGCTGTTCCTGCACGCCAGCACGCCGGGGGCCTTCCGCGCGATCGTCAAAAAAGAACAACGCGATAAAG TGCGGCCACAGCCGGAGCCGCTGATAAAGTTCGCAGACGTGAGGATGAAACTTGTTGATCGGTACCTGGCCATGATGTGCTGTGAGGATATGACGGCTTACGCTATGGCGAAGATACCAGAAATGCCCAAAACTGAAGAAAAGTGTAAGAAAGCGGCTGAACACGTCGGTTATCAGGGATACGAAGGACGCTCTTATTTAGAACTGCTGAAATATAATGATGAACTCTAA